A genomic region of Dactylococcopsis salina PCC 8305 contains the following coding sequences:
- the psbQ gene encoding photosystem II protein PsbQ, producing the protein MFNKRSILSLLLALVATVLVSCGGGDSNTPPPTYSSEQIQQIERAATPVIEARKRLTKLESYIKQKQWSDAFSLIHGPLGGLRQEMGYVTRNLLPRDQKPARKYARELFQDIERVDASIEAEAASRALENYDRALKDFDQYLNLLPESQATETT; encoded by the coding sequence ATGTTTAACAAACGCTCTATTTTATCTTTGCTACTGGCTTTAGTGGCGACTGTGTTGGTGAGTTGTGGCGGTGGTGATAGTAACACTCCTCCCCCAACCTATAGCAGTGAGCAAATTCAACAGATTGAACGCGCCGCTACTCCCGTTATTGAGGCACGAAAACGACTCACAAAATTAGAATCTTACATTAAGCAAAAACAATGGTCAGATGCGTTTAGTTTGATTCATGGTCCATTGGGAGGGTTACGTCAGGAAATGGGTTATGTCACTCGTAACTTACTTCCCAGAGACCAAAAACCAGCGCGGAAGTATGCCAGAGAGTTATTTCAGGATATCGAAAGAGTGGATGCTTCCATTGAAGCAGAAGCCGCTTCCCGTGCATTGGAAAACTACGATCGCGCCCTCAAAGATTTTGATCAGTATTTAAACTTATTACCAGAATCACAAGCAACAGAAACGACATGA
- a CDS encoding NAD(P)/FAD-dependent oxidoreductase, giving the protein MKRVLIIGGGIVGATIAYELSLDRRFEITLLDRSTPNEASTGAALGILMGIISQKTKGRAWRLREASLRRYPHLIAAISEQTGETIPQVQGLINLCFSEAEMETWQQLATVRHSQGWELELWDTAQLKTALPALNISDLVGAVYSPQDFQVNPQALTQTLIKASEQNGVNIQRGVEATEVSVTSNENYQQCHTVHSNEGDWETDYLIVAAGLGSFPLTRQLQQPLTLRPVLGQAMRVRLNTNLSETQLQRVITGDDVHVIPLGNQEYWVGATVEFPDQPVETPLDTVWEKARRFYPPLADAEILETWSGKRPRPEGQGAPVIEYLKGYDNVILATGHYRNGVLLAPATAAQVKQLISAC; this is encoded by the coding sequence ATGAAGCGGGTTTTAATCATCGGCGGTGGGATTGTTGGCGCAACCATCGCCTACGAGTTGAGTCTCGATCGTCGCTTTGAAATCACTCTGCTCGATCGATCGACCCCTAATGAAGCCTCGACAGGGGCTGCTTTAGGGATTTTAATGGGAATTATCAGCCAGAAGACTAAAGGACGTGCTTGGCGGTTACGAGAAGCGAGTCTGAGGCGCTATCCTCACCTCATCGCCGCCATCAGCGAACAAACGGGGGAAACAATTCCGCAAGTACAAGGGTTAATCAATCTTTGTTTTTCCGAAGCCGAAATGGAAACCTGGCAGCAACTGGCGACAGTGCGTCATTCCCAAGGATGGGAATTAGAACTTTGGGACACCGCGCAACTAAAAACGGCTCTTCCCGCGCTTAATATCAGTGATCTGGTGGGGGCTGTCTATTCTCCCCAAGATTTTCAAGTCAACCCCCAAGCCTTAACCCAAACCTTAATTAAAGCCTCGGAACAGAACGGTGTTAACATCCAAAGGGGAGTAGAAGCCACAGAGGTTTCTGTCACCAGTAATGAGAACTATCAACAGTGTCACACTGTCCACAGTAATGAGGGAGACTGGGAAACAGATTATTTAATTGTCGCTGCTGGTTTGGGGTCATTTCCGCTCACTCGTCAACTGCAACAGCCATTAACCTTGCGTCCTGTTTTGGGGCAAGCCATGCGGGTGCGTCTAAACACAAATTTAAGCGAAACTCAGTTACAACGAGTGATTACAGGCGATGATGTCCATGTAATCCCGTTAGGAAATCAGGAGTATTGGGTTGGCGCAACTGTAGAATTTCCAGATCAACCTGTAGAGACTCCTCTCGATACAGTGTGGGAAAAGGCGCGGCGTTTTTATCCTCCCTTAGCTGATGCCGAAATTTTGGAAACTTGGTCGGGAAAACGTCCTCGTCCAGAAGGACAAGGCGCTCCTGTGATTGAATATTTGAAAGGATACGATAATGTTATCCTTGCCACTGGACATTATCGTAATGGGGTTTTACTTGCGCCAGCAACAGCAGCCCAGGTTAAACAGTTAATTAGTGCTTGCTGA
- a CDS encoding BaiN/RdsA family NAD(P)/FAD-dependent oxidoreductase — MRVIVIGGGAAGFFAAITCANLSPETEVILLEAGKHTLAKVRVSGGGRCNVTHHCFDPTLLVKAYPRGGKALRGAFTRFQPQDTIEWFEQRGVKLKTESDGRMFPVTDDSETIINCLVKEAIAQGVKIKTGAKVQWLSYEDDRFIVELKGGDYLSADRAILATGSQRLPYQWLSQFGHNIIPPIPSLFTFNITDERLQDLAGISVENVEVKLDIKGKEKYLQNGQLLITHWGLSGPAVLKLSAYGARVLHDHNYQLGLWVNWLPSENLETIKQQLMAQKEQTPRRQVVSFSPVSIPRRLWEKLALASGISATQRWAEVSKKQIITLANELIMGNYQIQGKGVFKEEFVTCGGVDLKEVNFKTMESKLVAGLYFAGEILDIDGITGGFNFQNAWTTGWLAGNGIIEQ; from the coding sequence ATGCGTGTAATTGTAATCGGTGGTGGCGCGGCGGGTTTTTTTGCTGCCATTACTTGCGCTAATCTCTCTCCAGAAACAGAAGTGATCCTCTTAGAAGCGGGGAAACACACTTTAGCAAAAGTTCGCGTTTCTGGGGGAGGAAGATGTAATGTTACTCATCATTGTTTTGATCCGACTTTACTGGTGAAAGCCTATCCTCGCGGTGGAAAAGCATTACGAGGGGCGTTTACTCGCTTTCAACCTCAAGATACGATCGAGTGGTTTGAACAGCGCGGTGTGAAGTTAAAAACGGAATCTGATGGGCGAATGTTTCCTGTAACGGATGACTCGGAGACAATTATTAATTGTTTGGTGAAGGAGGCGATCGCGCAAGGGGTTAAAATTAAAACGGGTGCAAAAGTACAGTGGTTGAGTTATGAGGACGATCGATTTATTGTCGAGTTGAAAGGAGGAGATTACTTAAGCGCCGATCGAGCGATTTTAGCAACAGGAAGTCAGCGTCTCCCCTATCAGTGGTTATCTCAATTTGGTCACAATATTATTCCGCCAATTCCGTCTTTATTTACGTTTAATATTACTGATGAACGCTTGCAAGATTTAGCAGGAATTAGTGTGGAAAATGTCGAGGTAAAATTAGACATTAAAGGCAAAGAAAAATATCTACAAAATGGACAATTACTGATTACTCATTGGGGATTAAGTGGTCCGGCGGTTCTCAAGTTATCTGCTTACGGTGCGAGAGTTTTACACGATCATAATTATCAATTGGGTTTATGGGTGAATTGGCTTCCCTCAGAAAATTTAGAAACCATTAAACAGCAATTAATGGCTCAAAAAGAGCAAACTCCACGTCGTCAGGTGGTGAGTTTTTCTCCTGTTTCGATTCCTCGTCGTCTTTGGGAAAAATTGGCTCTTGCTTCAGGAATTTCTGCGACACAACGCTGGGCTGAAGTGTCTAAAAAACAGATAATTACTTTGGCGAATGAGTTAATAATGGGAAACTATCAGATTCAGGGAAAAGGTGTTTTTAAGGAAGAGTTTGTTACTTGCGGGGGTGTGGATTTAAAGGAGGTTAATTTCAAAACAATGGAAAGTAAATTAGTCGCAGGGCTTTATTTTGCAGGGGAAATATTAGATATTGATGGCATTACTGGCGGTTTTAATTTCCAGAATGCTTGGACAACTGGCTGGTTGGCTGGAAACGGTATAATTGAGCAATGA
- the lpxD gene encoding UDP-3-O-(3-hydroxymyristoyl)glucosamine N-acyltransferase — MRFSEVVAHLSQKISVTAKEGKNPEIKGVSPIEEATMQTISYIEGRKFAHYINITPASALILPQDETLQAQADDQGIPWVAAEVPRLLFAHAIDLFYRPFHPTPDVHPSAVIDPSAEIQENVYIGANVVVYPRVKISSGVCIYPNVVIYPDVTIDDRAILHANATIHERTQIGKDCIIHSGAVIGGEGFGFVPTSQGWLKMQQSGCVVLEEGVEVGSNSNIDRPAVGETRIGRNTKFDNAVHIGHGCRVGENCAFAAQVVLAGGVKVGNNVLLGGQSAIANQITIGDGARATGHSGITRDVKAGEIVSGSPAVPNHIYLRSSAIYKRLPEMYRMFQKLVKGSKN, encoded by the coding sequence ATGAGATTTAGTGAAGTTGTTGCTCATTTAAGTCAAAAAATCAGTGTCACGGCGAAAGAAGGGAAAAACCCAGAAATTAAAGGGGTGAGTCCGATCGAAGAGGCGACAATGCAAACCATTTCCTATATTGAAGGGAGAAAGTTTGCCCATTATATTAATATCACGCCAGCGAGTGCGCTAATCCTGCCTCAAGATGAGACCTTACAAGCACAAGCGGATGATCAAGGGATTCCCTGGGTAGCGGCGGAAGTTCCCCGTTTATTGTTTGCTCACGCGATCGACCTATTTTATCGTCCGTTTCATCCTACTCCCGATGTTCATCCCAGCGCGGTGATTGATCCCTCAGCAGAGATTCAGGAAAATGTTTATATCGGTGCGAATGTGGTGGTTTATCCCCGTGTCAAAATTAGCAGTGGGGTTTGTATTTATCCCAATGTTGTGATTTATCCTGATGTGACGATCGACGATCGAGCGATCTTACACGCCAACGCCACTATCCACGAACGAACTCAAATCGGAAAAGATTGTATTATTCACAGTGGCGCTGTAATTGGGGGAGAAGGGTTTGGCTTTGTTCCCACCTCACAAGGTTGGTTAAAAATGCAACAATCGGGTTGTGTGGTGTTAGAAGAAGGGGTAGAGGTGGGAAGCAACAGTAACATCGATCGCCCGGCGGTGGGAGAAACTCGCATTGGACGAAACACCAAGTTTGATAACGCAGTTCACATTGGACATGGTTGTCGCGTCGGGGAAAATTGTGCGTTTGCCGCGCAAGTGGTGCTTGCGGGTGGGGTGAAAGTGGGGAATAATGTTTTATTGGGGGGACAAAGCGCGATCGCGAATCAGATTACGATCGGTGATGGCGCAAGAGCAACGGGTCACTCTGGAATTACTCGCGACGTTAAAGCTGGGGAAATTGTTTCGGGTTCACCTGCTGTTCCTAATCATATTTATTTGCGATCGAGTGCCATTTATAAACGACTCCCTGAGATGTATCGAATGTTTCAAAAGTTGGTAAAAGGTAGTAAGAACTAA
- a CDS encoding DNA methyltransferase encodes MSATLETVQTFINFCSQYIEGKEKQDAQTFLDRFFRVFGYKGALEAGAKYEQAIRKGSKQGKTGFADLVWKPRVLIEMKKRGEDLGKHYSQAFEYWLRLIPDRPRYVVLCNFDEFWIYDFNQQLDEPVDRVFLTQLWERITAFGFMEVAAQTPVFRNNQVEITETAARRMGELFKILYQRGDKEGFDRLSAQRFILQCVLAMFAEDRGLLPRDQFISCVQDCLNGESSYDLIGGLFREMNQPRITPAGRYQGVDYFNGGLFKTIHPIELTKPELNYLDVAARQDWNKIRPAIFGNIFEGTADENERHSYGIHYTSEADIMKIVRPTISRYWEEKIDAANTIKDLTKLQLELQSYRILDPACGSGNFLYIAYQELKRIEKTLLEKIDRKRRKPTQQTEMGLVTPKQFYGIDSNPFAVELARVTLMIARKVAIDKFNSSEPSLPLDTLDQNIVCQDALFCNWTKADAIIGNPPFLGGKQLRMTLGDNYAEKVFQQFPEVRDSVDFCCYWFRLAHDYLEEKGRVGLVGTNSISQGKSRQASLDYITQNQGFIYEAVSTQPWSGTAKVHVSIVNWSREKPSQFILDDERVNRISSSLKASINVSDAIRLEKNKGMSFQGIIPVGKGFYITKEKAEEWIKENPKNKAVIKLSCSAGDLTDKPNGYPSRWIIDFNDMSLEEASNYALPFKHIKATVKPEREKNRDAKAREYWWRFLRARPKMRKQIADLSCYFAVPSHSKWFIFLPINQQWIPNNSTTIVASDDFYVLGILTSNVHRQWVKAQSSTLKGDTRYTPKTCFETFPFPENPSTEIMENIRQTTIKLHEYRSEQMEQKQWGITKLYNQFFHEPSSQLYQLHEQLNKQVMEAYQFNPKKDILEQILALNLKQSQPDN; translated from the coding sequence ATGTCAGCAACCTTGGAAACTGTTCAAACTTTTATTAATTTTTGTTCCCAATATATTGAAGGAAAAGAAAAACAAGACGCACAAACTTTTTTAGATCGATTCTTTCGCGTTTTTGGCTATAAAGGGGCGTTAGAAGCTGGCGCAAAATATGAACAAGCAATTAGAAAAGGAAGCAAACAGGGAAAAACAGGGTTTGCTGATTTAGTCTGGAAACCTCGCGTTTTAATTGAAATGAAAAAACGGGGAGAAGATTTAGGAAAACACTATTCTCAAGCCTTTGAATACTGGCTGAGACTGATTCCCGATCGCCCTCGATATGTCGTTTTATGTAACTTTGATGAATTTTGGATTTATGATTTTAATCAACAGTTAGATGAACCCGTCGATCGCGTTTTCTTAACTCAATTGTGGGAGAGAATCACCGCTTTTGGGTTTATGGAAGTCGCCGCACAAACGCCTGTTTTTCGGAATAACCAAGTTGAGATTACTGAAACCGCAGCGCGACGGATGGGGGAACTTTTTAAAATTCTTTATCAACGAGGAGATAAAGAAGGTTTCGACAGACTTTCTGCACAAAGATTTATTTTACAATGTGTGTTAGCAATGTTCGCAGAAGATCGCGGTTTACTCCCTCGTGATCAATTTATTTCTTGTGTTCAAGACTGTCTAAACGGCGAGAGTTCTTATGATCTCATTGGCGGCTTATTTCGAGAAATGAATCAACCTAGAATTACACCAGCAGGGCGTTATCAAGGAGTAGATTATTTTAACGGCGGTTTATTCAAAACTATCCATCCCATTGAATTAACCAAACCAGAATTAAACTATTTAGATGTCGCCGCGCGTCAAGATTGGAATAAAATTCGCCCTGCTATTTTTGGGAACATTTTTGAAGGAACAGCAGATGAAAATGAACGCCACAGTTACGGGATTCACTACACCTCAGAAGCGGATATTATGAAAATTGTTCGCCCAACAATTAGCCGTTATTGGGAAGAAAAAATCGACGCAGCCAACACGATTAAAGACTTGACGAAACTACAATTAGAATTACAAAGTTATCGCATTCTTGATCCAGCGTGTGGTTCAGGAAATTTCCTTTATATTGCCTATCAGGAATTAAAACGCATTGAAAAAACATTATTAGAAAAAATCGATCGAAAGCGACGCAAACCAACCCAACAAACGGAAATGGGATTAGTTACGCCAAAACAATTTTATGGGATAGATAGTAATCCTTTTGCGGTGGAATTAGCCCGTGTAACGTTAATGATTGCGCGAAAAGTTGCCATTGATAAGTTTAATTCTTCTGAACCTTCTCTCCCGTTAGATACTTTAGATCAAAACATTGTTTGTCAGGATGCGCTATTTTGTAACTGGACAAAAGCAGATGCAATTATTGGTAATCCTCCGTTTTTAGGAGGGAAACAGTTACGCATGACATTAGGAGATAACTACGCAGAAAAAGTGTTTCAGCAGTTCCCAGAGGTGAGAGATTCTGTAGATTTTTGTTGTTATTGGTTTCGGTTAGCCCATGATTATTTAGAGGAAAAAGGAAGAGTGGGGTTAGTGGGAACAAACTCCATTAGTCAGGGAAAAAGCCGCCAAGCCAGTTTAGATTATATTACTCAAAATCAAGGCTTTATTTATGAAGCGGTATCGACTCAACCTTGGTCGGGAACAGCTAAGGTTCATGTTAGTATTGTTAACTGGAGTCGGGAAAAACCCAGTCAATTTATTTTAGATGATGAACGGGTAAACAGAATTAGTTCTTCTCTCAAAGCCAGCATTAATGTTTCTGATGCGATACGACTGGAGAAGAATAAAGGAATGAGTTTTCAGGGGATTATTCCTGTGGGTAAAGGCTTTTATATTACGAAAGAAAAAGCAGAGGAATGGATTAAAGAAAATCCTAAAAACAAAGCAGTGATTAAATTATCTTGTTCGGCTGGAGATTTGACAGATAAACCTAATGGTTATCCTAGTCGTTGGATTATTGATTTTAATGATATGAGTTTAGAGGAAGCGAGTAATTACGCTTTACCGTTTAAACATATTAAAGCAACGGTTAAACCTGAAAGAGAGAAGAATAGAGATGCAAAAGCAAGAGAATATTGGTGGAGATTTTTACGTGCGCGACCTAAAATGCGGAAACAAATTGCTGATCTATCTTGCTATTTTGCTGTTCCTTCTCACTCAAAATGGTTTATATTTCTTCCCATAAATCAGCAATGGATTCCTAATAATTCAACAACAATTGTCGCATCAGATGACTTTTATGTTTTAGGAATATTAACTTCTAATGTTCATCGCCAATGGGTAAAAGCACAAAGTTCCACCTTAAAAGGAGATACTCGCTACACTCCTAAAACTTGTTTTGAAACGTTTCCCTTTCCTGAAAACCCATCAACAGAAATAATGGAAAACATCCGTCAAACCACAATCAAACTACATGAATATCGCAGCGAACAAATGGAACAAAAACAATGGGGAATCACAAAGTTGTATAACCAATTTTTCCACGAACCCAGCAGCCAACTTTATCAACTCCATGAACAACTGAATAAACAAGTGATGGAAGCGTATCAGTTTAATCCTAAAAAGGACATTTTAGAACAAATTTTAGCCCTAAACTTAAAACAATCTCAACCCGATAATTGA
- a CDS encoding calcium-binding protein, with the protein MNQPTFTVTNTNDSGEGSLRNAITQANLNLGEDVINFDSNLRGETIALTSGQFVIEDDLIIEGLGKDSLTISGQNTSRIFLLESTSVDPKTLTITDLTLEDGLATPTDTVSRGGAIQTEHQGKLTVENVIFRDNQADDGGGAISSAFEGELTVIASQFLDNEAIAGNDERGAGAIAFFGPGQLTVSNTDFIGNRGINGAAINNLNGRVEIDNSRFLDNDVLAATVAAGEPRSTLRGYGGAIFADRASARNDESGGTIRLRNSQFEGNQGRSAGGAVYVFTGGSDRLEVINSTFRDNVAVGLPGGEMGNSGAIELQSNEVNQGFVVLNSEFIGNRAVDRGGASRTRNAPTTIINSIFADNGTTIAPTESFTGGVGGALQLGGNVTATITNSTFRENFAMWVGGAIGGNAEITVNNSIFDRNRADNGINDWNIQQQAVPDLSGVNNLQFPEDGGEVTPNIQVADPMLDQSQLPSLGSRAIDGGDNSLLPTDRFDLDGDGDITETIPFDERGEGFDRIVNGKLDLGALERQNREELVFGSTAADSLSSDGKIIFAGAGLDQVEGSTDAIASHRIYGGSGDDELFGGSNDRVFGNTGNDRLSVTGSNNRLYGGEGNDRLFVGAGGGNILTGGEGSDQFSIATNNVPDASNSITDFTSGEDIIGFEGFPDLTFNDLTFRETEGNTVISFDTEIAILFGIQTDDLSANDFEFV; encoded by the coding sequence GTGAACCAACCCACATTTACCGTCACCAACACCAACGATAGCGGCGAGGGATCATTACGAAATGCGATTACACAAGCAAATCTGAATCTCGGTGAAGATGTCATCAATTTTGATTCTAATCTCAGAGGAGAAACTATTGCTTTAACCAGTGGTCAATTCGTTATCGAAGATGATTTAATCATTGAAGGATTGGGCAAAGATTCGCTGACAATCAGTGGACAAAATACCAGTCGGATTTTCTTGTTAGAATCGACCTCGGTTGATCCGAAAACGCTGACTATTACTGATTTAACTTTAGAAGATGGCTTGGCGACTCCTACTGATACTGTCTCTCGCGGTGGGGCGATTCAAACTGAACATCAGGGGAAATTAACCGTTGAAAATGTGATTTTTCGCGACAATCAAGCTGATGATGGCGGTGGGGCAATTTCTAGCGCTTTTGAAGGGGAGTTAACCGTCATTGCTAGTCAGTTTCTTGACAATGAGGCGATCGCAGGTAATGATGAACGGGGCGCTGGGGCGATCGCGTTTTTTGGCCCAGGACAACTAACGGTAAGCAATACGGATTTTATTGGCAATCGTGGCATTAATGGCGCGGCAATTAATAACCTCAATGGTCGCGTGGAGATTGATAACAGCCGTTTTCTGGATAACGATGTTCTGGCGGCAACCGTAGCAGCAGGAGAACCGCGATCGACCTTGAGAGGCTACGGAGGGGCGATTTTTGCCGATCGCGCCAGTGCGAGGAATGATGAGAGTGGGGGGACAATTCGCCTCCGCAATAGCCAATTTGAAGGGAATCAGGGACGATCGGCGGGAGGGGCGGTTTATGTGTTTACAGGTGGCAGCGATCGCCTAGAAGTGATTAACAGCACATTTCGAGACAATGTGGCGGTGGGGTTGCCCGGTGGGGAAATGGGAAACAGTGGCGCGATCGAGCTACAGAGTAATGAAGTCAATCAGGGGTTTGTTGTCCTTAATAGCGAATTTATCGGCAACCGAGCGGTCGATCGCGGTGGCGCCAGTCGCACTCGTAATGCTCCCACGACTATTATTAATAGCATTTTTGCCGATAATGGCACAACGATCGCACCAACAGAAAGTTTTACAGGTGGCGTGGGTGGGGCGTTACAGTTGGGGGGAAATGTCACAGCAACGATTACTAATTCTACGTTCAGAGAAAATTTTGCGATGTGGGTAGGAGGGGCGATCGGTGGCAATGCGGAAATTACCGTCAATAACTCCATTTTTGACCGTAATCGCGCGGATAATGGCATCAATGACTGGAATATCCAACAACAAGCTGTTCCTGATCTTTCTGGAGTCAATAATCTTCAGTTTCCAGAGGATGGCGGAGAAGTCACTCCGAATATTCAGGTAGCTGATCCGATGTTAGATCAGTCTCAGTTACCGTCTCTGGGGAGTCGCGCGATCGATGGGGGGGATAACAGTCTTCTGCCAACGGATCGCTTTGATCTTGATGGTGATGGGGATATTACCGAGACAATTCCGTTTGATGAAAGGGGAGAGGGATTCGATCGCATCGTTAACGGAAAGCTGGATTTAGGGGCTTTAGAACGGCAAAATAGAGAGGAGTTGGTGTTTGGGTCAACGGCTGCTGATAGTCTCAGCAGTGATGGTAAGATAATCTTTGCTGGCGCGGGTTTGGATCAGGTTGAGGGTTCTACAGACGCGATCGCATCTCATCGGATTTATGGGGGGAGTGGAGACGATGAACTGTTTGGCGGTAGCAACGATCGGGTTTTTGGGAATACTGGAAATGACCGCTTAAGCGTCACCGGAAGCAATAATCGACTTTACGGGGGAGAAGGGAACGATCGATTATTTGTCGGCGCTGGTGGGGGTAATATCCTGACAGGAGGAGAAGGATCAGATCAGTTTTCGATCGCAACTAACAACGTTCCAGATGCTTCTAATTCTATTACAGACTTTACATCAGGAGAAGATATTATCGGTTTCGAGGGTTTCCCAGACTTAACCTTTAACGATCTCACCTTTAGGGAAACAGAAGGAAATACAGTGATTAGTTTCGACACAGAAATTGCAATTTTATTTGGGATTCAAACCGATGATCTCAGCGCCAATGACTTTGAATTTGTATAA
- a CDS encoding RNA-guided endonuclease InsQ/TnpB family protein: MRKAIKVRLYPNSSQQQLLAQSFGNCRWLWNFGLNLMNQTYKETGKGLSSYDIKKQIPDLKKEREWLKLTYSQCLQQVCINLNTAFTNFFQGRARYPKFKSKHGKQSIQYPQNVEVKEDCLKFPKLGEIKAVLHRSIKGSVKTVTISKNTCGEYYASILVEDGKEKPKPSSEGKAVGIDLGLNHYAITSNGDKFNNPRWMDKHEKNLKIKQQQLSRKQKGSNNRNKARHQVARVHKKVSNSREDFLHKLSRSLVDENQVICVENLAVKNMMKNHNLAKAISQVGWGQFCTMLKYKAEQDGKTYVEVDRFFPSSKTCNVCLNQVDSLPLDVRSWKCSNCGTEHDRDINAAKNIRDEGLRIIACGTRDDSLVRQG; the protein is encoded by the coding sequence ATGCGGAAAGCAATTAAAGTCCGACTCTATCCTAATTCTAGCCAACAACAGTTACTAGCTCAATCTTTTGGGAACTGTCGTTGGTTGTGGAATTTTGGTTTGAACTTAATGAACCAGACATATAAAGAAACTGGCAAAGGGCTTTCCAGTTATGACATTAAGAAGCAAATCCCAGACTTAAAGAAAGAACGAGAATGGTTAAAACTTACTTATTCTCAATGTCTTCAACAAGTCTGTATAAACTTGAATACAGCTTTTACTAACTTTTTTCAAGGAAGAGCTAGATATCCCAAGTTTAAGTCGAAACATGGAAAACAATCTATTCAATATCCTCAAAATGTAGAGGTGAAAGAAGATTGCTTAAAGTTTCCTAAACTAGGAGAAATTAAGGCAGTCTTACATCGATCTATCAAAGGTTCGGTTAAGACTGTGACTATTAGCAAAAATACTTGTGGAGAGTATTATGCTTCTATTTTGGTTGAAGACGGAAAAGAAAAGCCAAAACCTTCTTCAGAGGGAAAAGCAGTTGGAATTGACTTAGGGTTAAATCATTATGCTATCACTAGCAATGGTGATAAATTTAATAATCCTCGTTGGATGGATAAGCATGAGAAAAACCTTAAGATTAAACAACAGCAATTATCTCGGAAGCAAAAAGGTTCTAATAACAGAAATAAAGCTCGTCATCAAGTAGCTAGAGTTCATAAAAAGGTTTCTAACAGCAGGGAAGATTTTCTACACAAACTAAGTCGTAGCTTAGTTGACGAAAACCAAGTCATTTGTGTAGAGAATCTAGCAGTTAAAAACATGATGAAGAACCATAATCTGGCTAAAGCCATTAGTCAAGTTGGTTGGGGACAGTTCTGTACTATGCTGAAGTACAAAGCTGAACAAGACGGTAAAACCTATGTTGAGGTTGACCGCTTTTTCCCTAGTTCAAAGACTTGCAACGTCTGCTTAAATCAAGTTGATAGTCTGCCACTAGATGTTCGCAGTTGGAAATGCTCAAACTGTGGAACAGAGCATGACAGAGATATCAACGCTGCTAAAAACATCAGAGACGAAGGATTACGAATTATTGCCTGTGGGACACGGGATGACAGCTTGGTTCGCCAAGGCTGA